One segment of Acidovorax sp. DW039 DNA contains the following:
- a CDS encoding nucleoside-diphosphate sugar epimerase/dehydratase: MPQRILGWHRTTKRLFVAALDAGMGLFAMWLAFTLRLDTLHWPEGNQWIAYVLAPALAFPILMNLGLYRAIFRYTGMQAMVTTGKAVAIYGAVLLLILLMGKWEGIPRSVGILQPVLLLLLVGASRALGWLWLAGRPRAATHRLLIYGAGVAGAQTAAGLASARSYQLLAFADDDASKVGRSINGVRVYAPSTLAATIQRLGITDVLLALPSVPRQRRQQIIESLRSLPVRIRTLPGLTDLASGKVTVTDFQDLDIEDLLGRPTVEPDLPRMQQHIAGKVVMVTGAGGSIGSELCRQLAQLGAAELLLVDHSEFALYSIHHELQTLVQQGVVACRLTPLLASVNHLQRMADLCRTHRPASIYHAAAYKHVPMVEANAGEGILNNVFGTLHMVQLAMQHGVQDFVLVSTDKAVRPTNVMGASKRVAELVLQAMAHASQLPLPLPFTTNREEVQITSALDTSPTQPTHAWRSPTRFSMVRFGNVLGSSGSVIPLFRQQIAHGGPITVTHPEVTRYFMTIAEAAQLVLQAGAMAEGGDVFVLDMGEPIRIRELAERMVTLAGLTVRDAEHPSGDIAITFTGLRPGEKLYEELLIGDNPLPTPHPRILRAQEERFDWPTLHHLLGQLHAAAQANDLDRIRPLLQTLVPGYQPDMGGQPT; the protein is encoded by the coding sequence GTGCCCCAGCGCATTCTTGGCTGGCACCGCACCACCAAACGCCTTTTTGTGGCCGCACTGGATGCAGGCATGGGCCTGTTTGCCATGTGGCTGGCCTTCACCCTGCGGCTCGACACACTGCACTGGCCTGAGGGCAACCAGTGGATTGCCTATGTGCTGGCCCCTGCGCTGGCGTTTCCCATTCTGATGAACCTGGGGCTGTACCGGGCCATCTTCCGCTATACCGGCATGCAGGCCATGGTCACCACAGGCAAGGCGGTGGCCATCTATGGCGCAGTGCTGCTACTCATCTTGCTGATGGGCAAATGGGAGGGGATTCCGCGCAGCGTGGGCATTTTGCAGCCGGTGCTGTTGCTGCTGCTGGTGGGTGCCAGCCGCGCCTTGGGCTGGCTTTGGCTGGCGGGCCGCCCCAGGGCCGCCACGCACCGGTTGCTTATCTACGGTGCCGGCGTGGCAGGCGCACAAACGGCCGCAGGCCTGGCCTCGGCACGCAGCTACCAGTTGCTGGCCTTTGCAGATGACGACGCCAGCAAGGTGGGCCGCAGCATCAACGGGGTGCGTGTGTACGCCCCCTCTACCCTGGCCGCGACCATCCAGCGCTTGGGCATTACCGACGTGCTGCTGGCCCTGCCCAGCGTGCCCCGACAAAGGCGGCAGCAGATCATTGAAAGCCTGCGCTCCCTGCCAGTGCGCATCCGCACCCTGCCAGGCCTGACCGACCTGGCCAGCGGCAAGGTCACCGTCACAGACTTTCAGGACCTGGACATTGAAGACCTGCTGGGCCGCCCTACGGTAGAGCCAGACCTGCCCCGCATGCAGCAACACATTGCAGGCAAGGTGGTGATGGTGACCGGTGCCGGGGGCAGCATCGGTAGCGAGCTGTGCCGCCAGCTCGCACAGCTGGGCGCGGCCGAGCTGCTGCTGGTCGACCACAGCGAGTTTGCGCTCTACAGCATCCACCACGAGCTGCAGACCCTTGTGCAGCAGGGCGTGGTGGCGTGCCGCCTGACCCCCTTGCTCGCCAGCGTCAACCACCTGCAGCGCATGGCAGACCTGTGCCGTACCCACCGCCCCGCATCCATCTACCATGCCGCAGCCTACAAGCATGTTCCCATGGTGGAAGCCAATGCAGGGGAAGGCATCCTGAACAACGTCTTTGGCACCCTGCACATGGTGCAGCTCGCCATGCAGCACGGCGTGCAGGATTTTGTGCTGGTGTCCACCGACAAGGCCGTGCGCCCCACCAATGTGATGGGCGCCAGCAAACGCGTGGCCGAGCTGGTGTTGCAGGCCATGGCCCATGCCTCGCAACTGCCTTTGCCTTTGCCTTTCACCACGAACCGTGAAGAAGTGCAGATCACAAGCGCACTCGACACTTCACCCACACAGCCAACCCACGCCTGGCGCAGCCCCACCCGTTTTTCGATGGTGCGCTTTGGCAATGTGCTGGGCTCCAGCGGCAGCGTTATCCCGCTGTTTCGCCAGCAGATTGCGCACGGGGGCCCCATCACCGTCACACATCCGGAAGTGACCCGCTATTTCATGACGATTGCTGAAGCCGCCCAGCTGGTGCTGCAGGCCGGTGCCATGGCCGAAGGGGGCGATGTGTTCGTGCTCGACATGGGTGAGCCCATCCGCATCCGCGAGCTGGCAGAGCGCATGGTGACACTGGCAGGCCTGACCGTACGCGACGCAGAGCACCCCAGTGGCGACATTGCCATCACCTTCACTGGCCTGCGTCCGGGCGAAAAGCTCTACGAAGAGCTGCTGATCGGTGACAACCCGCTGCCCACCCCGCACCCGCGCATCCTGCGTGCGCAGGAAGAGCGGTTTGACTGGCCCACCCTGCACCACCTGCTGGGCCAGCTGCACGCGGCAGCCCAGGCCAACGATCTGGACCGCATACGCCCCCTGCTTCAGACGCTGGTGCCCGGCTACCAGCCGGACATGGGCGGGCAGCCCACTTGA
- a CDS encoding oligosaccharide flippase family protein produces MTTGLFKATATLLTGSVAAHALPLVLGPALTRTYPPEAFGQFALLWAMASNIAVVGCARYEYALPLERSEPDAAHLMALCAQVLGAVILLSAGVGGALAWHHHAGLYGLLPLAVLSLAATQWLTMWATRAQRFGLLSGARLVQYGGGAVLQLLLGWWVGGMAGLFAGAVAAGLMAAMLLARPAPVGGWQKLLHTPRQTLRNMALRHRDFPLLNTPHAFMGALQDTLTLLAVTAWSGDAAAGLWAMSLRYLKAPASLLGGALSQALYPRLVQAPNAQAARQAVHHSMRALAAMALPLAAVLLLWGPDLFAWFFGPRWSAAGELARALAPYIALHFIASPLAVTTLAWKAQAWALRLAVVGQVAYFSGLLGGLALGGLTGAAWGISASMLLYFGYYFWALATWKDIPHEGRDESLA; encoded by the coding sequence ATGACCACCGGGCTGTTCAAGGCCACCGCCACACTGCTCACCGGCAGTGTGGCCGCACATGCCCTGCCGCTGGTGCTGGGCCCTGCCCTCACGCGCACGTACCCGCCAGAAGCCTTTGGGCAGTTTGCCCTGCTGTGGGCCATGGCCAGCAATATCGCCGTGGTGGGCTGCGCACGCTACGAATACGCCCTGCCGCTGGAGCGCAGCGAACCTGACGCCGCACACCTGATGGCGCTGTGTGCCCAGGTGCTGGGTGCAGTCATATTGCTGTCTGCGGGTGTAGGGGGCGCGCTGGCGTGGCACCACCATGCTGGCCTCTACGGGCTGCTGCCACTGGCCGTGCTCTCGCTGGCCGCCACGCAGTGGCTGACGATGTGGGCGACCCGCGCACAACGCTTCGGCCTGCTCTCCGGCGCGCGGCTGGTGCAGTACGGCGGCGGTGCTGTCCTGCAATTGCTGCTGGGCTGGTGGGTCGGGGGAATGGCCGGGTTGTTTGCAGGCGCTGTGGCCGCAGGCCTGATGGCTGCCATGCTGCTGGCACGCCCCGCACCCGTTGGCGGCTGGCAAAAGCTGCTGCACACACCCAGGCAAACGCTGCGCAACATGGCACTGCGGCACCGCGACTTTCCACTGCTCAACACGCCGCATGCCTTCATGGGGGCGTTGCAAGACACCTTGACGCTGCTGGCCGTCACGGCTTGGTCGGGCGATGCCGCTGCCGGGCTGTGGGCCATGTCACTGCGCTACCTGAAGGCACCCGCCAGCCTGCTGGGCGGAGCCCTGTCTCAGGCCCTGTACCCGCGCCTGGTGCAAGCCCCCAACGCGCAGGCAGCGCGCCAGGCTGTTCACCACAGCATGCGGGCCTTGGCCGCCATGGCCCTGCCCTTGGCGGCGGTGCTTTTGCTCTGGGGGCCTGATCTGTTTGCATGGTTCTTCGGCCCCCGATGGAGCGCAGCAGGGGAGCTGGCCCGTGCCCTTGCCCCCTACATTGCCCTGCATTTCATTGCTTCACCCCTGGCGGTGACCACGCTGGCATGGAAAGCCCAGGCCTGGGCCTTGCGCCTTGCCGTGGTAGGCCAGGTGGCCTATTTTTCAGGGCTGCTGGGCGGGTTGGCGCTGGGGGGCCTCACGGGCGCAGCCTGGGGCATTTCGGCCTCCATGCTGCTGTACTTTGGCTACTATTTTTGGGCCCTGGCTACCTGGAAGGACATCCCCCATGAAGGACGCGATGAAAGCCTTGCTTAA
- a CDS encoding YggT family protein — MLYQIVTLLLDVVGGLLTGACLLRLYMQWQRVPFSNPVGALVFALTDWFIMPLRRIIPPTGRWDVSSLVGALLVQQVQYAVLWLIIGGAMTGTMVPILAAFGLLRVGISGLIGLLIVHAVLSWVQTRSPLSDVISRLCAPLLRPVQRVVPLMGGLDLSPLVLLVLLQIAMIVLGHLQATVLASVVRF, encoded by the coding sequence ATGCTGTACCAGATTGTTACCTTGCTGCTCGATGTTGTCGGTGGTCTGCTCACCGGGGCCTGTCTTTTGCGGCTTTACATGCAGTGGCAGCGCGTGCCTTTTTCCAACCCCGTAGGGGCGCTGGTGTTTGCGTTGACGGACTGGTTCATCATGCCGCTGCGCCGCATCATTCCGCCCACCGGCCGGTGGGATGTGTCCAGCCTGGTGGGGGCGTTGCTGGTGCAGCAGGTGCAGTACGCGGTGCTGTGGCTCATCATCGGTGGCGCGATGACGGGAACGATGGTGCCTATCCTGGCTGCCTTTGGCCTGCTGCGGGTGGGCATCTCCGGGCTGATTGGCCTGTTGATCGTGCATGCCGTGCTCTCGTGGGTCCAGACCCGCTCCCCTTTGTCAGACGTGATCAGCCGCTTGTGCGCTCCTTTGCTGCGGCCTGTACAGCGCGTGGTGCCGCTGATGGGCGGACTGGATCTCTCTCCCCTGGTGCTGCTGGTGCTTTTGCAGATCGCCATGATCGTTCTGGGTCATCTGCAGGCCACCGTGCTGGCCAGCGTGGTGCGGTTCTGA
- the accD gene encoding acetyl-CoA carboxylase, carboxyltransferase subunit beta, whose product MSWLEKLLPSKIQQTDPTERRQVPEGLWIKCPSCETVLYKADLEQNQNVCPHCSHHHRIGARARLDAFLDAEGRYEIGQEVLPVDALKFKDSRKYPERLKEALENTGETDALIVMGGAVKSINVVAACFEFDFMGGSMGSVVGERFVRGVETAIEQKVPFICFTATGGARMQEGLLSLMQMAKTNAALTRLAKKGLPYISVLTDPTMGGVSAGFAFVGDIVIAEPKALIGFAGPRVIESTVRVTLPEGFQRAEFLQTKGAVDLICDRRELRNTVASSLAMLQRLPADAVM is encoded by the coding sequence ATGTCCTGGCTCGAAAAACTTCTGCCTTCCAAGATCCAGCAAACCGACCCCACCGAGCGCCGCCAGGTGCCCGAAGGGCTGTGGATCAAATGCCCGAGCTGCGAAACGGTGCTCTACAAGGCGGACCTGGAGCAAAACCAGAACGTTTGCCCCCATTGCAGCCACCACCACCGCATTGGTGCCCGTGCGCGTTTGGACGCTTTCCTGGACGCGGAAGGCCGCTACGAAATTGGCCAGGAAGTGCTGCCGGTGGATGCTCTCAAGTTCAAGGACAGCCGCAAGTACCCCGAGCGCCTGAAGGAAGCGCTGGAAAACACGGGCGAGACCGATGCGCTCATCGTGATGGGCGGTGCCGTCAAGAGCATCAATGTGGTGGCCGCCTGCTTCGAGTTCGACTTCATGGGCGGCTCCATGGGCTCCGTGGTGGGCGAGCGCTTTGTGCGTGGCGTGGAAACCGCCATTGAGCAGAAAGTGCCTTTCATCTGCTTCACTGCCACTGGCGGCGCGCGCATGCAGGAAGGCCTGCTGTCGCTCATGCAGATGGCCAAGACCAATGCGGCGCTGACCCGCCTGGCCAAGAAGGGCCTGCCCTACATCAGCGTGCTGACCGATCCGACCATGGGTGGCGTGAGCGCAGGTTTTGCCTTTGTGGGCGACATCGTGATTGCCGAGCCCAAGGCCCTGATCGGCTTTGCTGGCCCCCGCGTGATCGAATCCACCGTGCGCGTGACGTTGCCCGAAGGCTTCCAGCGCGCCGAGTTCCTGCAAACCAAGGGGGCCGTCGACCTGATCTGCGACCGCCGCGAGTTGCGCAACACTGTGGCGAGCAGCCTGGCCATGTTGCAGCGCCTGCCTGCGGATGCGGTGATGTAA
- a CDS encoding glycosyltransferase, which translates to MPPIHLCLLGDATSPHIQRWAREMQGRGYRVSLVTARPAPIDGVEQHVLHPVRRSAQWLLRAGETRRAVQALAPDIVHAHYTTSYGYLGARCGRYPLVMTAWGSDLLVTPLANPWMRWLTGWTLRRADLITGDSQSLVDAAHSYHPRAAVHCIHWGVDLARFAPAPWPDKPGFEIVSLRSWEPNYNIATIIEAVAHLRAQQPALPVHLHLLGGGSLEAALREQIARLGLSGAVTFHGRLDDAGMARVLARCKVSVSVPTQDATSVSVLESMACGLPVVATQLQANAQWLPAEWLVPAQDSHALAQKLAVLAQDDAAAHVAGQHNAQRIQQEGDRAVQMDRMDALYRGLLKRPATHTGTS; encoded by the coding sequence ATGCCCCCCATCCACCTGTGCCTGCTGGGCGATGCCACCAGCCCCCACATCCAGCGCTGGGCGCGCGAGATGCAGGGGCGCGGCTACCGTGTGTCGCTGGTCACTGCGCGGCCTGCGCCCATCGATGGCGTAGAGCAGCATGTGCTGCACCCGGTGCGCCGCTCGGCCCAATGGCTGCTGCGCGCTGGCGAGACACGCCGTGCCGTGCAGGCGCTGGCTCCTGACATCGTGCACGCGCACTACACCACGTCCTACGGCTACCTGGGCGCACGTTGCGGCCGCTACCCGCTGGTGATGACGGCCTGGGGCAGCGACTTGCTGGTGACGCCGCTCGCCAACCCCTGGATGCGCTGGCTCACCGGCTGGACGCTGCGCCGCGCAGACCTCATCACCGGCGATTCGCAAAGCTTGGTCGATGCGGCGCACAGCTACCACCCGCGCGCTGCGGTGCACTGCATCCACTGGGGCGTGGACCTGGCGCGCTTTGCGCCTGCGCCCTGGCCAGACAAACCCGGCTTTGAAATCGTGAGCCTGCGCTCGTGGGAACCCAACTACAACATCGCCACCATCATCGAGGCCGTGGCGCACCTGCGGGCGCAGCAACCTGCTTTGCCCGTGCACCTGCACTTGCTGGGCGGCGGTAGCCTCGAGGCCGCCCTGCGCGAACAAATCGCCCGCCTGGGCCTGAGCGGAGCAGTGACTTTTCACGGACGGCTCGACGACGCTGGCATGGCCCGCGTGCTGGCGCGGTGCAAAGTGTCGGTGTCGGTGCCCACGCAAGATGCCACCTCGGTCTCGGTGCTCGAAAGCATGGCCTGCGGCCTGCCCGTGGTGGCCACCCAGCTCCAGGCCAACGCGCAATGGTTGCCTGCAGAATGGCTGGTACCCGCACAGGACAGCCACGCCTTGGCGCAGAAGCTGGCCGTATTGGCGCAAGACGACGCCGCAGCGCATGTGGCAGGTCAGCACAATGCCCAGCGCATTCAACAAGAGGGCGACCGCGCCGTGCAAATGGACCGCATGGATGCGCTGTACCGTGGGCTGTTGAAGCGCCCCGCGACACACACGGGCACCAGTTAA
- a CDS encoding LON peptidase substrate-binding domain-containing protein, with protein sequence MTQALTLSSLPLFPLASVLFPEGYLALRVFEVRYLDMVRKCHQTGAPFGVVSLTQGSEVRKPGAAQEQFNEVGTLAVIERLETAQPGLMTLLCRGTERFRITRSNHLVHGLWVADVDQLDRDLTIPVPEDLKKAASALQQVLHTLHARDALNPTSILPTREQLDNCGWVANRWCELLPVPLELKQRLMELDNPLVRLELVGDVLERTGIAE encoded by the coding sequence ATGACACAAGCCCTTACCCTCTCCTCGCTGCCCCTGTTCCCCCTGGCTTCGGTACTCTTTCCCGAAGGCTATCTGGCGCTGCGCGTCTTTGAGGTGCGCTACCTCGACATGGTGCGCAAATGCCATCAGACCGGAGCGCCCTTCGGGGTGGTTTCCCTGACCCAGGGAAGCGAAGTGAGAAAGCCGGGGGCTGCGCAAGAGCAATTCAACGAGGTGGGTACGCTTGCAGTGATCGAGCGGCTGGAGACCGCCCAGCCCGGTCTGATGACCCTGCTATGCCGCGGTACCGAGCGTTTTCGCATCACACGCAGCAATCATCTGGTACACGGCTTGTGGGTGGCAGACGTGGACCAGCTGGATCGCGACCTGACAATCCCCGTGCCCGAAGACCTGAAAAAAGCCGCCTCTGCGCTGCAGCAGGTGCTGCACACCCTGCACGCGCGCGACGCGCTCAACCCCACGTCCATCCTGCCCACCCGTGAGCAACTGGACAACTGCGGCTGGGTGGCCAACCGCTGGTGCGAACTGCTGCCCGTGCCACTGGAGCTGAAACAACGCCTGATGGAACTCGACAACCCCCTGGTACGGCTGGAGCTCGTGGGAGACGTGCTCGAACGCACTGGCATCGCCGAGTGA
- a CDS encoding acyltransferase, with product MKALLNRWRRRLWQALFYRMVFGERTAQGTPLPHTRIAPSTCIEGEEGLQLADHVFIGHFNFLDAAGGLRIDEGVQITNFVSIVTHSSHRAVRLMGRSYATHEGTAGVRPGYLQGAVHIGAYAFVGPHSLIEAGSRIGKGAVVCAYAQVRGEVPDFAIVAGQPARVVGDVRTRDAALLAQYPDMQAHYAAWAGTLPTSLSPASTTMPPSDHA from the coding sequence ATGAAAGCCTTGCTTAACCGCTGGCGCCGCCGCCTGTGGCAGGCGCTGTTCTACCGCATGGTGTTTGGTGAGCGCACCGCGCAGGGCACCCCGCTGCCCCACACCCGCATCGCGCCCAGCACCTGCATCGAGGGTGAAGAGGGCCTGCAACTGGCAGACCATGTATTCATCGGCCACTTCAATTTTCTGGATGCGGCAGGCGGCCTGCGCATCGACGAGGGCGTGCAGATCACCAACTTTGTGAGCATCGTCACCCACAGCTCGCACCGGGCCGTACGCCTCATGGGGCGCAGCTATGCGACCCATGAGGGGACTGCAGGTGTACGCCCCGGCTACCTGCAGGGGGCCGTTCACATCGGTGCCTACGCCTTTGTGGGCCCGCACAGCCTGATCGAAGCAGGCAGCCGCATCGGCAAGGGGGCGGTGGTGTGCGCCTACGCGCAAGTGCGCGGCGAGGTGCCAGACTTTGCCATCGTGGCCGGGCAACCGGCCCGTGTAGTGGGCGACGTGCGCACGCGCGACGCCGCCCTGCTGGCGCAATACCCCGACATGCAGGCGCACTACGCAGCATGGGCTGGCACGCTGCCCACCTCGCTCTCGCCCGCGTCCACAACCATGCCACCTTCTGATCACGCCTGA
- a CDS encoding glycosyltransferase family 2 protein, translating to MFTQPAQPQLLSVIVPCRNEAAHIDAFCDSALQQQLPPGWQMEVLVADGCSDDGTRERLQQRCAADPRLRWVDNPGRIVSTGLNACLRLARGSVVARLDVHTQFAPDYLAQCLAALERTGADNVGGPWVAKGRGAMGSAIAAAFQSRWVVGGALSRDTAYEGPVDTVYLGCWPRATLERFGGFDEALVRNQDDEHNLRLRLGGARIWQSGRIQSSYRPRDSLRHLFAQQRQYGYWRPFVMQKHGQPGSVRQLVPAAFVAALLGFVAISPWSVWPLAALLAAYGGYVGAASVLAARAAGQWNTLPRLPVVIAAYHVAYGLGTWRGLWDVLRGSEPSAQFARITR from the coding sequence ATGTTCACCCAGCCCGCCCAGCCCCAGCTGCTCAGCGTCATCGTGCCCTGCCGCAACGAGGCCGCGCACATCGACGCTTTTTGCGACAGCGCCTTGCAGCAGCAATTGCCCCCTGGCTGGCAGATGGAAGTGCTGGTGGCTGACGGTTGCAGCGACGACGGCACGCGCGAGCGGCTGCAGCAGCGCTGCGCGGCCGACCCGCGCCTGCGCTGGGTGGACAACCCAGGCCGCATCGTCTCCACCGGGCTCAATGCCTGCCTGCGCCTGGCGCGTGGCAGCGTGGTGGCACGGCTGGATGTGCACACCCAGTTTGCGCCGGACTACCTAGCCCAGTGCCTAGCGGCGCTGGAACGCACCGGGGCCGACAACGTGGGCGGCCCCTGGGTGGCCAAAGGGCGCGGTGCCATGGGTAGTGCCATTGCTGCCGCCTTCCAGAGCCGATGGGTGGTGGGCGGGGCGCTTTCGCGCGACACAGCCTACGAAGGCCCTGTAGACACCGTGTACCTGGGCTGCTGGCCCCGCGCCACGCTGGAGCGCTTTGGCGGCTTTGACGAAGCCCTGGTGCGCAACCAGGACGACGAGCACAACCTGCGGCTGCGCCTGGGCGGTGCACGCATCTGGCAAAGCGGGCGCATCCAGTCGAGCTACCGCCCCCGCGATTCGCTGCGCCACCTGTTTGCCCAGCAGCGGCAGTACGGCTACTGGCGGCCCTTTGTGATGCAAAAGCATGGCCAGCCAGGCTCGGTGCGGCAGCTGGTGCCAGCGGCCTTTGTGGCCGCGTTGCTGGGCTTTGTTGCCATCAGCCCCTGGAGTGTTTGGCCACTGGCAGCGCTGCTGGCAGCGTATGGCGGCTATGTGGGCGCAGCCTCGGTGTTGGCCGCCCGCGCTGCAGGCCAGTGGAACACCTTGCCGCGCCTGCCGGTGGTGATTGCGGCCTACCACGTCGCCTACGGACTGGGCACCTGGCGTGGCCTGTGGGATGTGCTGCGGGGCAGCGAGCCCTCGGCCCAGTTTGCGCGCATCACGCGATAA
- the trpB gene encoding tryptophan synthase subunit beta, whose amino-acid sequence MSSYQQPDASGHFGPYGGSFVSETLTHAIQELREAYARYQNDPEFLAEFQYELKHFVGRPSPIYHAARTSREVGGAQIFLKREDLNHTGAHKINNVIGQAMLAKRMGKPRVIAETGAGQHGVATATICARYGLECVVYMGAEDVKRQSPNVYRMKLLGATVVPVESGSKTLKDALNDAMRDWVANVDNTFYIIGTVAGPHPYPMMVRDFQSVIGKECIEQMPAMLAEQKVLGQQPDAVIACVGGGSNAMGIFHPYIPFEKTRLIGVEAAGEGLESGKHSASLQKGSAGVLHGNRTFILQDDNGQITETHSISAGLDYPGVGPEHAWLQEIGRAEYVGITDKEALDAFHYLCRTEGIIPALESSHAVAYAMKLAKTMRPDQSVLVNLSGRGDKDIGTVADLSGADFYCRPSCQGQSVKGGEQPIKVVK is encoded by the coding sequence ATGAGCTCCTATCAGCAACCTGACGCCTCCGGGCACTTTGGCCCCTATGGAGGCAGTTTTGTCAGCGAAACCCTGACCCACGCCATCCAGGAACTGCGCGAGGCCTACGCCCGCTACCAGAACGATCCTGAGTTTCTGGCGGAATTCCAGTACGAACTCAAGCACTTCGTCGGCCGCCCATCGCCCATTTACCACGCAGCGCGCACGAGCCGCGAAGTGGGCGGCGCACAGATCTTCCTCAAGCGCGAAGACCTGAACCACACCGGCGCGCACAAGATCAACAACGTGATCGGCCAGGCCATGTTGGCCAAGCGCATGGGCAAGCCCCGTGTGATTGCTGAAACCGGCGCAGGCCAGCACGGCGTGGCCACAGCCACCATCTGCGCACGTTATGGCCTGGAGTGCGTGGTGTACATGGGTGCTGAAGACGTGAAGCGCCAGAGCCCCAACGTGTACCGCATGAAGCTCCTGGGCGCCACGGTGGTGCCCGTCGAGTCCGGCAGCAAGACCCTGAAGGACGCCCTGAACGACGCCATGCGCGACTGGGTGGCGAATGTGGACAACACTTTCTACATCATCGGCACGGTGGCGGGCCCGCATCCCTACCCCATGATGGTGCGCGACTTCCAGAGCGTGATCGGCAAGGAATGCATTGAGCAGATGCCTGCCATGCTCGCCGAGCAAAAGGTGCTGGGCCAGCAGCCTGACGCCGTGATCGCCTGCGTGGGCGGCGGCAGCAATGCCATGGGCATCTTCCACCCCTACATCCCGTTCGAGAAAACACGCCTCATCGGCGTGGAGGCTGCGGGCGAAGGCCTGGAGTCGGGCAAACACTCGGCATCGCTGCAAAAGGGCAGCGCTGGCGTACTGCATGGCAATCGCACGTTCATCCTGCAGGATGACAACGGCCAGATCACCGAAACCCACAGCATCAGCGCGGGCCTGGACTACCCCGGCGTGGGCCCAGAGCACGCCTGGCTGCAGGAGATTGGCCGTGCCGAATATGTCGGCATCACCGATAAGGAGGCGCTGGACGCCTTCCACTACCTGTGCCGCACCGAGGGCATCATCCCCGCGCTGGAATCCAGCCACGCCGTGGCCTACGCCATGAAGCTGGCCAAGACCATGCGCCCCGATCAATCGGTGCTGGTCAACCTGTCCGGCCGTGGCGACAAGGACATTGGCACAGTGGCCGACCTCAGTGGCGCCGACTTCTACTGCCGCCCCAGCTGCCAGGGGCAGTCCGTCAAGGGCGGCGAGCAACCCATCAAGGTGGTCAAATGA
- the trpA gene encoding tryptophan synthase subunit alpha: MSRIEATFSALKAQGRKALIPYVTAGFPFADITPALMHGMVEAGADVIELGVPFSDPMADGPVIQKAGEKALSLGVGMVQVLDYVREFRKRNSTTPVVLMGYANPVERYDQKHGSGAFVRDAAEAGVDGVLIVDYPPEECEAFAASLREQGMDLIFLLAPTSTDERMAQVARVASGYVYYVSLKGVTGSGALDTSAVEQMLPRIRQHVHIPVGVGFGIRDAATAQAIGKVADAVVIGSRIIQIIEDQEHAKVVPLTVDFLRGVRKALDA; the protein is encoded by the coding sequence ATGAGCCGCATCGAAGCAACGTTCTCCGCTCTCAAGGCGCAGGGCCGTAAGGCGCTGATTCCCTATGTGACAGCAGGCTTCCCGTTCGCAGACATCACTCCGGCCCTCATGCACGGCATGGTGGAAGCGGGAGCGGATGTGATCGAGCTGGGCGTGCCGTTTTCCGATCCCATGGCCGATGGCCCCGTCATCCAGAAGGCCGGAGAAAAGGCCCTAAGCCTAGGCGTGGGCATGGTGCAAGTGCTGGACTACGTGCGCGAATTTCGCAAGCGCAACAGCACCACCCCCGTGGTGTTGATGGGGTATGCCAACCCCGTGGAACGCTACGACCAAAAGCACGGCAGCGGCGCCTTTGTGCGGGACGCGGCTGAGGCAGGTGTGGACGGCGTGCTCATCGTGGACTACCCGCCTGAGGAGTGCGAGGCCTTTGCGGCCAGCCTGCGCGAACAGGGCATGGACCTGATCTTCCTGCTGGCCCCCACCAGTACCGATGAGCGTATGGCCCAGGTGGCCCGCGTGGCCAGCGGGTATGTGTATTACGTGTCGCTCAAAGGCGTGACGGGCTCCGGGGCACTGGACACCAGCGCTGTGGAGCAGATGCTGCCACGCATCCGCCAGCATGTTCATATTCCCGTCGGCGTGGGTTTCGGCATCCGCGATGCCGCAACGGCACAAGCCATTGGCAAGGTGGCCGACGCGGTGGTGATCGGCAGCCGCATCATCCAGATCATTGAGGATCAGGAGCACGCCAAGGTGGTCCCCCTCACGGTGGACTTCCTGCGCGGGGTGCGTAAGGCGCTCGACGCATAA